The genomic interval ACATCTACAAGTCAGACGTGCCTGGGTGGAGGTCATCGCATCTCCGTTTCTGTTCCTAATTAATGCTTCGCCGATGATTCGTTATCGACCGAGAGGCTACCAATATGTGTTCTAGTAATCTGTCTCCTGTATACATAGTAATATCTGCCTTTCTACATGCTTCCAACTGGGTCACTGTCCCCTTGTCTCCTTGATTGAGCTTCAATGTTATTTCCCCAAATCGTTGAGTCCAACGTTTAACAAAGTGCGGCGCAACTGATGGATGTCCCCCCCTTCGCTCTTGTCGATTACTGCCAAGGTTGTTGCATGACGGTACAATTTGGTTGTTCACGAAGAACAAGCGGCCTGCTGAGTATGTTAGAACTGAACGAGAGGTTTGTATGCTATAAAATGCGTGTACACTGTGCAGTAATACTGCTAACTGCATGGCAGTACGCTTGATATACTTATATGATGAAGCATGTAATTAAGAATTGAAGCAGAGACGTCAAGTGACCACGTTCGACGACCCCCGAATGGCCTGTTCGTGCCTCGAAGGTGCCTGGCTTTTCTGTATTTCAttaggctcgacacaagcccctcgacggacatcGATCGGTCTCCcgcttgtgtcgagcctactAGTATTTCATGTTTTTCATGCATGCGCATGATCATTCGCCGTCGGATCTCCAACAAGTAGTACGTACTGTAAGAAACCTTCTCCCGTCGTTTCCCGCAGCCAGCATTTGCAGCATAGCTCCTAGTAGGTTCCCAGTGCGATCGAGGCCTACGTACGTACTCCGTTTTATGCATCCGCCACCATCCCTCTCACCACACTTCACTTCGTCGGTTTTGCTATATATCATATGCATGCATACGGACGGACCATATGTTTTCGATTGAAGAgacgaaaagaagaagaaagaatttCGGTCGGCCGTCTGTCGGAGATACATACACTGAAGATTCAGAGGCCGGGCCGGATGACGGACATtgacggaagaaggggtgTGACGATTTTGCTGGAATTCTCTTCAGCGCAGGGTTCTTGAGAAGCTTGGTTCTGGCCAagctctcttcttctctgcaTGCTGCATTTTTGAGTACTCTACTGAAGGTTCAGGTAGAGCACAGGGGATACGCTAGCCAGGTCGAGACGTCACCAAATGCATGCACTGGTAGAAATAGGCAGGGGGCAGAATGTGGGGAAGGCCTGACGTCAGGGGCGGATCAACGATTTTCGCGGCGGTGAATCCCTCTTGGTGTGAAGTTCGCTGGACTTCCTTTCTTACATTCTTTCATTTGGCtactttctttcctcttcacttCCTTTATATCTGTCTGTCTAACTAACAAACTAAGCCGTATCTTCTACACCACTGAATATCACTACGAAGCAAATTGAAATCACAACGATCATGACGACAATGTCCAGCGACGTCCCTAATtcccccacctccacctcgtTTACAGGTACTTTCTCCCCAGCTGCCACGGCCGCCAACACCGCTGCCAATGCTCGTACCCGTGATGCTCCTTCCCCTACTACGTCGTCGTCCGGTCCCAAGCTCGAAACCAACAAGGACCAGAGGTTGATTGTCGTGTCCAACCGATTGCCGGTGACGATTAGTAAAGATGACAACGGGGAGTATCACTTCAAGGTTTGTCAATCGTTCAAGACGATGTGCGCAATATTTTGGAAATGAAGCTCACTTTGGCGCCCATGTAGATGTCTTCTGGTGGACTGGTCTCGGCTTTGAGCGGATGCAAGAAGACTATGAGCTTCACCTGGATCGGATGGCCCGGTAAAGATGTGAGTAGGCTTTAATCAGAACTGGCGCGCAGCGGCTTACTTGTCATGCTAGATTCCCATGCAAGACCGTGAAACTGTCAACCGCCGATTGCTTGAAGAATACAACTGTTATCCCGTTTATCTTTCTGATGAGCTTGCCGACAGTCACTATAATGGTAAGTCTTATCCCACTAATCACCACTCCCCAACCCGCAATGCTGACATtatctctttccccatAGGTTTCTCCAACTCGATCCTCTGGCCATTGTTCCACTACCACCCCGGGGAGATGAACTTTGACTCTGCCCACTGGCTTGCTTACCGGGAAGCCAACATGCGTTTCGCCGACGTcgtttcttccttggtcCAAGCTGGCGACATGGTCTGGGTGCAAGACTACCACCTCATGCTTCTCCCCATGTTGCTCCGTTCTATGATCACCGGCGAATCTGCGCAGGGTGAGATGGTCCGGCAGGAACTTGGAAGGGTGAAGGAGGGTGTGGATGATACCGTTGTGAAAGAGGTGCTCAAGATGGGTCCGGGGGTCGCACaggcagaggatgaaggtgtggagatgttggatgatgtagaagaggaaggtggagagatggatgtgAAGACTAGTCCCAAGAGGCCTCATTATGGGAGGGGAATGAGTACCTTCCAGAAGCAAGAGTTGGtggcgaaggagaagggtaaAGAAGGGATCAGGATTGGTTTCTTTTTGCATACTCCTTTCCCATCAAGTGAGATTTACAGGATCTTGCCTGTGCGAAGGGAAATCTTGCTCGGTGTGCTTCAATGTGATCTTATTGGGTAGGTTTCTGCTAAATCCCgttttttttccctcttcctttcagCTGATCATCCTTTTGTATAGATTCCACACATATGACTATGCTCGACACTTCCTCTCGTCCTGCACCCGTATCCTCGGTCTCGAAACTCAGCCGAACGGTATCGAATTTGACGGGCGATATTGCCAAGTCGGCACCTACCCCATTGGTATCGACCCTAACCAGTTCATCGAAGGTCTTCAAAAAGAATCCATTGTCAAACGCCTCCGTTCGTTGGAAGCGAGGTTTGATGGCGTCAAGGTCATCATCGGTGTTGACCGTTTGGACTATATCAAGGGTATCCCTCAAAAACTCCAAGCACTCGAGACTTTCCTTACCCAACACCCCGAGTGGATCGGCAAAGTTGTGTTGGTCCAGCTGGCGATTCCATCCCGACAAGATGTGGAGGAGTATCAGGATTTGCGAGCTTGCGTGAATGAACTCGTCGGTAGGATCAATGGTCGCTTCGGGACGGTGGAAAGCGTGCCGATTCATTATATGCACAAGAGTGTGCCGTTTGAAGAGTTGACGGCAATGTATGCGTTGGCGGATGCTTGTTTGGTGACTTCAACTAGGGATGGTATGAACTTGGTAAGTGTCCTTTCCTGTTCTTTATTTCGCCCCTTTTTCGGCAAGCGCTTGAATCGGTCACTGATGACGGCAATAGGTGGCATACGAGTACATTTCATCACAGGCTGAGAGACATGGATCTATGATCCTCTCTGAGTTTGCTGGCGCAGCCCAAAGTTTCAACGGCAGTCTTCTTATCAACCCTTGTATGcccgcttttctcttgctTCATGCTACTGTCATTGAGGCTGATCTGTTTTTCGTCTTTTTAGGGGATGTCCAATCTACGGCCGATGCGATCAACCAAGCTCTCACGCTATCTCCAcagcagaggaagacgaacTGGCAAAAACTGTTCAACTATGTCAGCAAGTACACAGCCGAAGCTTGGGGCGTCTCATTCGTCAATGAACGTGCGTTCAGTGTTTTCTCTTTGTTTTTATCTTATTTCAACCGCATAGACCTGTACAAAGTGCTAACAGCCCCTTCCTTTATCTCTGTAGTTAACCGTCTTTCCGGCCAACGCCCCGCTGGTCCCACTGGTCTTGCTGGACGAAGAAAGTCTGGAAGCTTGAGCAGGACGAGCAGTAAGGCCAGTATGCA from Cryptococcus neoformans var. neoformans B-3501A chromosome 9, whole genome shotgun sequence carries:
- a CDS encoding hypothetical protein (Match to ESTs gb|CF189662.1|CF189662, gb|CF193456.1|CF193456; Similar to gi|46096107|gb|EAK81340.1| hypothetical protein UM00429.1 [Ustilago maydis 521], FASTA scores: opt: 2262, E(): 2.1e-139, (59.200% identity (78.400% similar) in 625 aa overlap (13-623:2-590)); HMMPfam hit to Glyco_transf_20, Glycosyltransferase family 20, score: 779.8, E(): 1.3e-231): MTTMSSDVPNSPTSTSFTGTFSPAATAANTAANARTRDAPSPTTSSSGPKLETNKDQRLIVVSNRLPVTISKDDNGEYHFKMSSGGLVSALSGCKKTMSFTWIGWPGKDIPMQDRETVNRRLLEEYNCYPVYLSDELADSHYNGFSNSILWPLFHYHPGEMNFDSAHWLAYREANMRFADVVSSLVQAGDMVWVQDYHLMLLPMLLRSMITGESAQGEMVRQELGRVKEGVDDTVVKEVLKMGPGVAQAEDEGVEMLDDVEEEGGEMDVKTSPKRPHYGRGMSTFQKQELVAKEKGKEGIRIGFFLHTPFPSSEIYRILPVRREILLGVLQCDLIGFHTYDYARHFLSSCTRILGLETQPNGIEFDGRYCQVGTYPIGIDPNQFIEGLQKESIVKRLRSLEARFDGVKVIIGVDRLDYIKGIPQKLQALETFLTQHPEWIGKVVLVQLAIPSRQDVEEYQDLRACVNELVGRINGRFGTVESVPIHYMHKSVPFEELTAMYALADACLVTSTRDGMNLVAYEYISSQAERHGSMILSEFAGAAQSFNGSLLINPCMPAFLLLHATVIEADLFFVFLGDVQSTADAINQALTLSPQQRKTNWQKLFNYVSKYTAEAWGVSFVNERAFSVFSLFLSYFNRIDLYKVLTAPSFISVVNRLSGQRPAGPTGLAGRRKSGSLSRTSSKASMQRRKSSQSGIATGLGAAAGAAVNWAQAQVGTQT
- a CDS encoding hypothetical protein (Match to ESTs gb|CF193456.1|CF193456, gb|CF189662.1|CF189662, gb|CF194504.1|CF194504; Similar to gi|46096107|gb|EAK81340.1| hypothetical protein UM00429.1 [Ustilago maydis 521], FASTA scores: opt: 2436, E(): 1.5e-148, (60.064% identity (80.831% similar) in 626 aa overlap (13-619:2-613)); HMMPfam hit to Glyco_transf_20, Glycosyltransferase family 20, score: 839.3, E(): 1.6e-249), whose protein sequence is MTTMSSDVPNSPTSTSFTGTFSPAATAANTAANARTRDAPSPTTSSSGPKLETNKDQRLIVVSNRLPVTISKDDNGEYHFKMSSGGLVSALSGCKKTMSFTWIGWPGKDIPMQDRETVNRRLLEEYNCYPVYLSDELADSHYNGFSNSILWPLFHYHPGEMNFDSAHWLAYREANMRFADVVSSLVQAGDMVWVQDYHLMLLPMLLRSMITGESAQGEMVRQELGRVKEGVDDTVVKEVLKMGPGVAQAEDEGVEMLDDVEEEGGEMDVKTSPKRPHYGRGMSTFQKQELVAKEKGKEGIRIGFFLHTPFPSSEIYRILPVRREILLGVLQCDLIGFHTYDYARHFLSSCTRILGLETQPNGIEFDGRYCQVGTYPIGIDPNQFIEGLQKESIVKRLRSLEARFDGVKVIIGVDRLDYIKGIPQKLQALETFLTQHPEWIGKVVLVQLAIPSRQDVEEYQDLRACVNELVGRINGRFGTVESVPIHYMHKSVPFEELTAMYALADACLVTSTRDGMNLVAYEYISSQAERHGSMILSEFAGAAQSFNGSLLINPWDVQSTADAINQALTLSPQQRKTNWQKLFNYVSKYTAEAWGVSFVNELNRLSGQRPAGPTGLAGRRKSGSLSRTSSKASMQRRKSSQSGIATGLGAAAGAAVNWAQAQVGTQT